The segment AGAACTTATAGTAGGGCTTACAGTAGAACTTACAGTAGGGCTTACAGTAGGACTTGCAGCAGGACTTACAGTAGGGCTTACAGTAAAACTTACAGCAGGACTTACAGTAGGGCTTACAGTAGGACTTACAGTAGAACTTACAGTAGGGCTTACAGTAGAACTTACAGTAGGGCTTACAGTAGGACTTACAGCAGGACTTACAGTAGGGCTTACAGTAGGACTTACAGTAGAACATACAGTAGGGCTTACAGTAAAACGTACAGCAGGACTTACAGTAGGACTTACAGTAGGACTTACAGTAGGGCTTTCAGTAGGGCTTTCAGTAGGGCTTATAGTAGGGCTTACAGTAGGGCTTACAGTAGAACTTACAGTAGGACTTACAGTAGGATTCACAGCAGGGCTTACAGTAGTGCTTACAGTAGGGCTTACAGTAGTGCCTTCAGTAGAACTTATAGTAGGGCTTACAGTAGGGCTTTCAGTAGAACTTATAGTAGGGCTTACAGTAGGGCTTACAGTAGAACTTACAGTAGGACTTACAGTAGGATTCACAGCAGGGCTTACAGTAGTGCTTACAGTAGGGCTTACAGTAGGGCTTTCAGTAGAACTTATAGTAGGGCTTACAGTAGAACTTACAGTAGGGCTTACAGTAGGGATTTCAGTAGAACTTATAGTAGGGCTTACAGTAGGGCTTGCAGTAGGGCTTTCAGTAGGGCTTACAGTAGGACGTACAGTAGGGCTTACAGTAGGACTTACAGTAGGGCATTCAGTAGGGCTTTCAGTAGGGCTTTCAGTAGGGCTTACATTAGGACGTACAGTTGGGCTTACATTAGGACTTACATTAGGACGTACAGTAGGGCTTACATTAGGACTTACAGTAGGGCTTTCAGTAGGACTTACAGTAGGACTTACAGTAGGACTTACAGTAGGGCTTACATTAGGACGTACAGTAGGGCTTATAGTAGGGCTTTCAGTAG is part of the Salvelinus fontinalis isolate EN_2023a chromosome 6, ASM2944872v1, whole genome shotgun sequence genome and harbors:
- the LOC129858632 gene encoding mucin-2-like, with the protein product MTKALSRWKQAAPGSTENRRESCPRATYKSNHKRESFSPPPFGATAGGMLLILRAPGSRAFVKACEHLPPPSLIIVLPTESSTVSPTVSPTVSPTESPTISPTVRPNVSPTVSPTVSPTVSPTESPTVSPNVSPTVRPNVSPNVSPTVRPNVSPTESPTESPTECPTVSPTVSPTVRPTVSPTESPTASPTVSPTISSTEIPTVSPTVSSTVSPTISSTESPTVSPTVSTTVSPAVNPTVSPTVSSTVSPTVSPTISSTESPTVSPTISSTEGTTVSPTVSTTVSPAVNPTVSPTVSSTVSPTVSPTISPTESPTESPTVSPTVSPTVSPAVRFTVSPTVCSTVSPTVSPTVSPAVSPTVSPTVSSTVSPTVSSTVSPTVSPTVSPAVSFTVSPTVSPAASPTVSPTVSSTVSPTISSTESPTVSPTVSTTVSPAVNPTVSPTVSPTVSPAVNPIVSPTVSPTVSPTISSTESPTVSPTVSITVSPAVNPTRRGEIRGIRDPGQEPGSGGVQQEEAQQDSSQSKEGQGGSGFV